The following DNA comes from Thunnus thynnus chromosome 3, fThuThy2.1, whole genome shotgun sequence.
AGATTCAAACTCTGACCTGgtttctctctgtgctgtgcGTCCTCTGCAGCTGGCTTGATCAGATTACAGCCTGTCTTCACACCTGGTTGTTAGCGTGGTTGAGTGTTATCTGACGACAGACTGGTCAGACAGGCTGTCTAGTTTCTGCCTTCAGTAAAACACAGCAGGCTGATAATGTGAGCTGCAGGTGAAACACGCTACGGGGGCCTTCAACCGTCATTTTCTTACACCTGTAAGAACTTTACAGGTTAAAAATAACCTGCGTGTTTTGTCTCAGGTTGGACTATGATTGGCTGATCATATCACAGACAGCAGCACTGACACTGTTCTATTTACCAGCCACAAACCGCAACACATAAGAGACTTGTTTCTAAAGTTCATATTTAACAGTCAGTGACAGATGAGGCTGTAACCTGCAgtctgcaggctgcagagtggagcagagatCTCACAGAGGCTTCAGATCTGAAATCATTTAAACTGAATTATTGatgaaaacagtaaacacactgcagagtCTTAGATGAACAAAGATGAAAAGTTGCAGCTGTCTACCATctcatgctactttatacttccactccactacatttcagagggaaatattgtacttgtaatactccactacatttatttgacagctttagttacttttcagatgaagatttgacatgaAGTAAGATAAGCTCCTAAATCAAGCTGCATTATTTAAACGCAAAGATCAAAGAAAAGTTCTGGAAAATGAGTCTAATGTATcaggactttgtttttttattctttcctaCACAAACTATCATCTCACAGTCACTCAGATTGATCTTGTGACTCTTATAAAGTCCTGAAGatcaaataataacaataaaatgctgcttatgcacTGATTGATAAcataatttattaaatgattttctgcaaaacaagtaCCGTTACTTTAAAGGGAACcaattatgctcatttccagctctattttttatttttggactccactggAGCAGCTTTGCATGATATGGTTTCCAcctaaaaactccttatttatcatatactggtcctttatgcagcccctcagttcagcctctgtctctaacatgcagttttagctcctgtctctttaaggccccgcctccccATGAACCCACTCTgatctgattggccagctttctaAAATCCTGCCgaggggcagccatatcagagttgtgttaagttactgctgatgcaaacccaacatttcctgctttactacttcatattaaaagcttttaaatgactaaataacaggaaacttttattgtgaaaaatatacaggaaattaaacgtgttcctcactgaattagcggaGCTTTGTTAgctgcaacaacaacatatagaGATATTTGGAGCCGTGTGTTCAGTGGATCAtatagaaataatgcagggaggaatagtacaagcagaaacagccacagtgatgatgacgtttgatgaagagctgccaggtgaccagcacacctccaacaggtaaactacttgttttactttgctgtgctgtgtgatggagtcatggctcagcATAACTACCCACAAAACAATAGCAAAACACAAGAaatgttagcagagcggagcagacaACCATAAAAAAGAAATCCGTCACCAGCTGACATCACCTCGgcctgaaagtagaaaaaaacgttggaaaccgagtgttcagagctgctgctttctgctcaAAGGGgttactgctacatacgtttacctcatcatttaatatgaacatcagacattgtaacattatatatgactgaaaataaggaaaagtaCTATAGGTCtcctttaatactttaagtgcattttgctgctaatacttgtgtacttttactgcagtaggatttttcatgcaggacttttgcttgtactggagtgtgtttacattgctgtattgctacttttactcaaggatctgagtacttcttccatcactgacTTTCACCATTTTACATCTGGTTGTTTTCACGTTGTAAGCATCTTTAGCATCGAACCCGAGTCTGTCCTACGGCTTCACATTCAGCGCTGCCAGCTGctgaaaatcaaataaatgaaaagacgCCACAATTATTGTATTTCAGGACAAACTATCATACATTTAAATCCAGATTGTGATGTATACTGAGTTTATAACGTGTAGTATAAATATTCAGGAGACATCCATAGATCCATGTTGACTGCATTATGTACAAATGTACTATAAATATACTAATGCTATCCTACTTATTCAGggataaatgatgaaataaaaactgatggTGCATCTAGAAGCACAGCTGCAGATCTGAGTGTTTTTTACAATCAGAGACAAATAACCAGCAGACAACttctaaacattttaatgaacaaTATGTCAAGTTGAGTCTTTTAACAGACGGAGACAGAGAGGACGAACACACCGCTGATCCCACGACAGTCTCATCCGTTCATGTGGTTTATTACTATCAACATAGACATGGTTCAGTTTAACAGTAAATCAGTGCTCAAGATATTATTTAAAGGGTCGGTTCATCAAAAAATacagtctcacacacagacGTTGTTTCCCTCTAGTGGCATCAATCCAgacagttttggttttctttgtctctgtaaCAGTTTGTGCggatttgaaaaaaatgactcttATCTACTGAAACAGCTACACGTCTTTCCAGAAACAACGTCCCAGTTATTCTGAATAACAGCAGGAGAAATAGTTCCTGTGAAAACTGTTCAACATGTTCGGTGGATTATCCAGATAAAGTGCCAGATAGCATGCTAACGTGTTAAAATTAGCTTTGAATGTTATCTTGCTCTTTGATATTGTGAAGCTTTCATCAACACTCACATGATTGTTTTCATAGCGAAGACCTGCAACATGTTTTAAACTGTGTtcattaattaactaattaaccAAACACAAAATTATTGCTACTTAAGATTTCCAAACAActagaaataaaatgattttattctcaaaatgaaaatattctgtaAATATGGGTTCAACACCGGACATTAATAATGTCTAGAAGCAGTGATGAtatttgtcagtttgtcagtAAATCACAGTCGACGTCttataaaaaacaacagtcacaaACAAAAACTCAGCTGTGGAGGAAACTCAGACATTCAGTTTCAAACAATGATGAAAGCAACACTGACCTTTCCGTTTACCAACAAtctcaacacaaaacaaacaaaaaaaatgaacaattttaaaatttaaaaatctaaaaatgtgtaattgaagcaaaaaatgtaaaaaaaaacaaacaacctgaAACTGcatcaaaaaaaacaataaaaataaaatcaaactaaatGATTCCAaattcagtgaaataaatattaaacataacaaacataaaatattttagcaTTGTTCATaaaatctctgtctgtctctttgtagCTGGTATCTGATTGGTTGACAGTTTTTAATGATTCCTCCCTGAgttacaaaaataaaagcatctAAAACAGTACAACATCTTTATCTTCATGTGGACAATAATATGATATTTACTGAAACAAAGATTCCACTTCTCATGTGTGATTAAATGCAACTGTTCAGCCGGAGCAGATTTCCTGTCGAGCTGCTGACATCAttcaggaagaaagaaaacaaaagtgtttcaaTCCACGTCGAGCGTTTAGTTGCCTCATCACAACACTTCCTGCTCCATACCGAGTCAGATAAACTTTTGTCCTTTTCGTCTTTGTGCTGAACAGACGTCCTCTCCGGAGGACAGGGACGCTGCTCTCAGGTCACAggtgggaggaggtggagaagcaGAGCTTCAGGGTGAAAGGGTTGGAGCTGTCTGAGGGCGACAGACGGAGAACGAGTTCATTCACACTGAAGTAAACactgctgactgtgtgtgtgtgaaggcttTCActacaaaataacaaaacataactccaaaaataatctattttaagacattaaacgagaaaaagaaacatttatgaAGCACTTTTTAAAGAGACGAAATATTAAAGAGCAAGAGAAAACAGATATGagtttcaacatgttttttaaagatgtgaCTTTGTGTGAGGCTGTTTGGTCCTGAAGGCCTGTTGTTGCTCCTCGTTAGTATGGTGGTGAGTCTCCCCGCCTGTCAcccagaggtcagaggtcaataACTCCTTTAAATACACACAGGAGCCTGACCAGGTGATGCATCGTGTTTCAAAAGTCAAAActtaaaatcaatcctaaaagTGACACTTAAAACTGGTCTAACTGGTGATCTAAGTTTAGCTTTTGTTAAAAAAACCTTTAAGGAACGTACTGGATCCGTGTGAAgcctgacatctagtggtgaaagCAGGAAGTGACTCGCTTATTATCagttgggggaaaaaatacGTCTGCTGAGTGAAGAGATGCTGACAGTAAAGACAGTGATAAAGATAGTGACCTGGTCAGGTGACGTCATCTGCAGCAGCATGATTTTACACTGTCCACtagtttccatcagaaacaagtagtgaacacaactctgactcatcatcagcttttcagttgatatgttgaacttgttagcaaacagtttcttatttccatattcagcagttacggagcaacatcatcattcatgtggagtcgtctttctgtccacctggtgaatataagtccaatattcactctctctgttttcactctctaccaactcctgagggaaatatctggctctttagctgctaaatgctccactatgttcaccagctagtctacagctaactgtgtctgtttggtgctgagcaggtagtgtacagcggctttttacagctttttctctctgaaaacgacgctatgagacgctgagagtgaaccagaacagtaaagttgcagccggacagataaacaatgagctgaaactcactataaagctccgtaaagctgagaggagctgcagagtctctgatgattctctgtaggttcatcactacgagccacaaccaacactgTTACTGtacagatcagactgtggagttATAAATATATAGATGTATAGCCTTGCATGGTGGCTTGGTGTGAATGAACAGCAGAAAcagtgctttggataaaagtgctatataaatttAGTAATTTTAGGAACACATGCAATGCTTCTCAGAGGCTGACTCTAAAATCTAAGACACTGAAGCATCTTTGAATGCACCACCAAACTGCATTTTGCcgagagtgagatgagaggatGGATATAATCTCAGGTCTGTACGTTAAGTAGCTGGAGCTGAGAGGaaattagcctagcttagcataacgaCTAGAAACAGGGGGAACCAACTAGCCTGGCTccgtccaaaggtaacaaagtccacctgcaaacacctttgtttgtttcctttaaCAGCatgattattacatttttctatATCCTGTGGAcactgttttatatgtaaagGTGTTTTACATAAAGATCCACACAGTTTGACTTGGTTTGATTGATCAATGCCCACACGCCACCTGATTGGTTGTGTGTAATGTAAACAGTGCGTCAGCGTCAGTTGGCTACTTACTGGGTATTCTGATCTGGTGGTGGTTGAGAACAGTCAGAGTCTCCACCGCTTCAGTCTTACTGTCAAACTCCAACAGACCCGACAGAGTCTTAGAGCTGGCTGCAGCGATGAAGAGGAGGAcgaagaggagagacagacaggaagacgAAAGAGAAGACAGTAAATAAAAGTTGAATGATGGCTCCGTATTTCAGTCCTGATCACACTGCGGAGCCGAGCCGCGTGATTGGTTAGACTCACGTTTGGCGTCGAAGATCTTGAACTTGGTGAAGGCGGGAGCGCTGTGTTCAGTACAGAGctgagaaaggaggagaggtaGACTGTTTTTAACTCATCTGAACTAAAAtaagaacaattaaaataagTCCAGGTTTTCAAGTTATTGAtgcttaaaggacgagttcacaatttttcaagtgtgtcttaagtttatacttccaccgcagctcaacaggaaacacaaagagggaatttgatgctaaaaagactgtaagtgtgtcagatatccacttgatatgactaactcagactgatgaagcctcatataagcttcacatctactccTTTTAAGCAAGACTATGCCACACAatttcttttacaaatgaaaagtttaatTCAGAAGCAATGACACATTGTTTATTATGTTGGCAAATGTTAGCTTATGCCAGCAGACTTTAGGTAAATATTTCAGTGGATAGATAACACATGACAGTAAATGTTTAGTGACCTTTACGTTCTTTATAGTAATGCAGCAGGGACTGTTTTGTGTTGAAAGgaactgaagagaaaaactgATTCTGTGAACATTTATGATCCATTTGAAGGTACTGCACAGTTTTTCTGTTGAGAAGCCAAAAATGAGCCAAAGCTCAGACATATCAGCATTTAAAACGATAACATTTGCCTTAATGCAGAGAAAtaagcagagaaagagaactGTGATGATTCTCATCTCTAACGGCGTCCCACAGGGCTCCTAACTCGGTCCCTTCCCCTTCTCAGTTTACAACTCTTCAGAAAGCTTTCTCAGTCTCCAAACTCAACCCAACTAAACCCGACTATAATCTAATTTAGATGTGACCTCACCTTGTGCAGCTGGTGTTGGCTGAGGGTGGGCGGGGCGTTGTAGAAGTGCAGGACGGCGGCGGGCGGCTGGATGATGTTCCTGCCGCTCTGCGCGCTGCTGAAACGGTTATTTCTGGTCAGACTGAAGTCCTGGTAGCTGCTGCTGCCGTCCGGCAGCTCAAACACCTGACTGGGAATCACCGCCTGCTGCTTGGACACACTGAGGGGTAAAGAGAaccatgtaaacacagaaaaatggaaCGAAAACAAACTTAGATTTATGATATTTTGTTGTAcagcatgacaaaaaaaactatgaaaatgcAGGAGTTTGTTATGAAGCAACTAGGAGCATCTGACAATATCACATCATAGCTCAATATCTATATGTGTCGCTGTATTACAGTAATATTGGCTTTGGGTGTTTGCAGACATAAGACTCCACTGCTGTATGTgtacaaataataatgataattgttGCAAAATTAGCCAATTTCTTTccttcaaatatttttttcttttgttcagaCCTTATTAAAACCAGATATATAGAAAAGTATTGAACTGGTAATTATTCTGCCTTGATACAAACTGGACTTGCATTTTCATGGAGTttacatatttcatgttttatgtgttgtaTGAACCATGTATGAACAAATGTTTGTTGAGTATTTTGTTGTAGCAGTAGAAGTTGAGGTTTTGTTctcatggtggtgctaaagGAAAGGTGACAGTGGTCATTAAAATCTATTAAAACTAAGATCTTCCTAAATGTTGTCCGAGCATTAAAGCGCTTACCAAACATTCAGTTTCTTGCCGAACACCTTGATGCCGTTGAGGTGAGTCACAGCTCGGTCCACGGCGTATTCATCTCCCATCTCCACCAACGCCGTGCCGGGAACGCTCTTCATGAACTTcacctgcaaacacaaacatcagatCAGAGGTCGCAGCAGGTGACTCACAGCTCGTTGCTTTGGATGGAATTTGGATGtgaaagttgtgttttttgaggGATTATTTCCAGATGATTGACAGGTGGCAGACGATAACTCCACACAGCAtttatacacaaaaacaaaacacaaacttaaAACACAGCAGTCGCTCTGAActctgaggatgaggagggacGACACACCTTCTCCACGTTGCCGTAGAGACAGAAGAGATTGAAGATGCGGCTGCAGTTCATCTGGACGGGATGCAGGCTGCTCACCATGGCAACGGAGCTGGAAGTGGCATGGCccaggagggaggaggaggaggatgaggaggaggaggaggcgctCTTGTGGTGGAGGAGCAGTGGATAGGAGATCATGTCCTGCACCTCCTGGCTGCTCCTCCTGTACCTGCTGTTCGTAGGCAGAGGCAGCAGGGGGCAGTGTGGGCCTGCAGACACAATGACacagctggaggagaggagacagacatGCTGGACGGACAGAAACagaccagacagacagacaggcagacggTACCGTAGCCGTTGGATGGATGCTCTCCGAGGATGGCCTGACGCTGCCTCCCTTTACCCcgctctgcaacacacacacacacacacacacacacacacacacacacacacagagttttggtttgatgttAGCAGGTTAGCAGAGTCACACCCAAATACAGGCAGAGCAGTGGGAGGTGAAACTGATAATCCTCCTCAGCAGGAAAATCTATTTTCAGCCTCCTTCAGCAGGCCGACTCTGCTTCACCTTCAAACCAGCTGCGTCACAGTCAGCAGTCAGGTTTACCTTCCAAATGTACGAGCACATTTTAATTGAATCTccagaaaatgtacaaaagaaaatgtagtgatttttttttccaattcactcctgttgtgtgaatattagcagacaaacagcaggtggcgctaatttTACAGCTGGTGCTATtaaaccgttgcagaagaagaggacacaacaagatgacgtcattaaaaaaaaaacagcaatcaaagctcaaacgatggaaaatgTGATGGAGGAGGTCGAAACCCGACTGTGGAGAAATTCATATATACAGAGATTTTGAGTATAATCAGTGTGAGGTCACATAACCTGATGTTCTCACTAGTGCGATGCCAGATTGGCTCCGGTTTCGATCGGTGGCAGATCGATCGATGCACCACTACAAGAATCAATACTGTTCATTGGGGCTGCGacaaatgaatattttctttattgattaatctgcagattattttgtcaatttgttgtgtgtttctcGTTCCtctttaaatatcttgttttgttttctaacaAAATTTTAACAATTCTACAACAACACCAACTTCTACTGAAGTATCTACAaaccaggtttgtgtgtgtgtgtgtgtgtgtgtgtgtgtgtgtgtgtgtgtgtgtgtgtgtgtggtgtgtgtgagcAGTTATGAAAGGTGGTGTCCTACCTCGGTGCAGGAGGAAAGGTTTGGTGTAATCCCAGCTGGTGTTGTCGTTGCGGACGACGTTCAGTCTGTTGGGCTGCAGGGGGCGACAGAGCACAGCACCTCTGGGTGggtctgtgtgcgtgtgcatgagtctgagagtgtgtatgtgtgcatgcacgtgagtgtgtgtttattgagagCACTGTTTGAAGGTTCAGAAGTTTAGTTTCAGTTAAGGGAGAGGGTGGGGATAGGTATGTCGACCAGGGTCCTCATAAGTATAGAaatacaatatgtgtgtgtgtgtgtgtgtgtgtgtgtgcgtgtgtgtttaccCGAGCGTATTCGATCTTCAGCGTGCAGCAGCCGGCGTAGATGTCGGCTCCATTCAGAGCCAGCTTGGCCTTCTGAGCATCCCCCACTGACTCAAATGTTAACGAGCTCGTTAAGGAAGACTAtcaaccagccaatcagaggagagaaacaagtCCAACGAAATCCTCAACAAGATCTATTCTCAGATTCAGTAAATCTTATTTCCATCTTTAAAACTTTTACAGGTTTCAACAGATTCAGTTCTCtcagtttgttttatgtgcagcagctctacaggagttaaatgaatgaatgaagtgagTCTCAGCTGATCTGTGaaacactttaaacacaaacacagtcaggaTATTCCACCATGGCCTGGATGCCGCTGCGTTTGAAGATGACGATACGCTGGACGTTACTGACCGGGTTGCAGACGGTGTACAGAACATCCTGACGGAGAGAACACAGAGACGACTGACAAGCATGTCAAACAACAACAGCTATCAAATCCTATAAACGAGGTTCGTTATAGCTTAGAGAAGGTTGTTTTAGGGTTCAGGAGATTCAGGAAGTGGGCTCAACCCTTTCACTAACGCTCAGCTCTCAGTCCAACACTTAACACTTAAATAAGACTTTTAACACTGCGTCTTTCttgctgctctgttgttgttgttgttattgttgttgttgttgtcagcaGTGGAAGAAGCACTGAGATCCttcactgcagtaaaagtaccaatacagcaacgGGCCAACTACTTATTCTTTGAATTAAAACGTGCCAATTCGGGATAGGAGCTCTTGGTCACATCACCCAGccctactttatatacagttagtccagtggttcccaacctaggggtcgggcccctccaaagggtcagcagataaatctgaggggtggtgagatgattaatgggagaggaaagaagaaaaaacaaagttctgatacacaaatctgttttcagtttttggactttttctctaatctttgatttttgctgaaatattggatcatctgaacatttattgaaatgaaagcatgtgagaagtttagagggaaaaatcactatttggtggagctgttaacaactcatagacatgtgaaatgtgaccccgactacacactgctttttgtaagacgtcaaaagccaaaaaggttggaaaccactggtttcatctttaacaatgtgttgtattttaaaagcttgttatattatccattgtgtcaaatcttcatctgaaaagtaactaaagctgtcaaataaatgtagtggagtagaaagtacaatatttccctctgaaatgtagaaagtagcatcacatggaaatactcaagtaaagtacaaatacaccAAAACTGTGctaaagtaaatgtacttagttactttccaccactggttgttgttgtgtgtaactTCTTTTTGCCAATTTGTTATCTATGTAAAGCCAGTTGAGGAAGTAGAAGGTTTGGATCCAAAAAGGTAAAAGACGTAATGAAAGTtcataaacacagaaagaagGTCCAGTGGCCCCAAAGTGCTCAGTGAAAA
Coding sequences within:
- the LOC137180414 gene encoding heterogeneous nuclear ribonucleoprotein L-like isoform X1, producing MEEKEERGGGGGGGGGYYRAAKRLRTEEQAGGEELEDGEEEEENSAGEEAARSGHTESSSRRSRREGQEARPSVFSLQERHVGLQDGVEDSHRILPSPVVHVRGLCDAVVEADLVEALDKFGNICYVMMMPFKRQALVEFDSVESAERCVACGTQEAVYIAEQQAFFNFSTSQRITRPTNADDPTSGNKVLLLSIQNPLYPITTDVLYTVCNPVSNVQRIVIFKRSGIQAMVEFESVGDAQKAKLALNGADIYAGCCTLKIEYARPNRLNVVRNDNTSWDYTKPFLLHRERGKGRQRQAILGEHPSNGYGPHCPLLPLPTNSRYRRSSQEVQDMISYPLLLHHKSASSSSSSSSSSLLGHATSSSVAMVSSLHPVQMNCSRIFNLFCLYGNVEKVKFMKSVPGTALVEMGDEYAVDRAVTHLNGIKVFGKKLNVCVSKQQAVIPSQVFELPDGSSSYQDFSLTRNNRFSSAQSGRNIIQPPAAVLHFYNAPPTLSQHQLHKLCTEHSAPAFTKFKIFDAKPSSKTLSGLLEFDSKTEAVETLTVLNHHQIRIPNSSNPFTLKLCFSTSSHL
- the LOC137180414 gene encoding heterogeneous nuclear ribonucleoprotein L-like isoform X2 gives rise to the protein MEEKEERGGGGGGGGGYYRAAKRLRTEEQAGGEELEDGEEEEENSAGEEAARSGHTESSSRRSRREGQEARPSVFSLQERHVGLQDGVEDSHRILPSPVVHVRGLCDAVVEADLVEALDKFGNICYVMMMPFKRQALVEFDSVESAERCVACGTQEAVYIAEQQAFFNFSTSQRITRPTNADDPTSGNKVLLLSIQNPLYPITTDVLYTVCNPVSNVQRIVIFKRSGIQAMVEYPDLGDAQKAKLALNGADIYAGCCTLKIEYARPNRLNVVRNDNTSWDYTKPFLLHRERGKGRQRQAILGEHPSNGYGPHCPLLPLPTNSRYRRSSQEVQDMISYPLLLHHKSASSSSSSSSSSLLGHATSSSVAMVSSLHPVQMNCSRIFNLFCLYGNVEKVKFMKSVPGTALVEMGDEYAVDRAVTHLNGIKVFGKKLNVCVSKQQAVIPSQVFELPDGSSSYQDFSLTRNNRFSSAQSGRNIIQPPAAVLHFYNAPPTLSQHQLHKLCTEHSAPAFTKFKIFDAKPSSKTLSGLLEFDSKTEAVETLTVLNHHQIRIPNSSNPFTLKLCFSTSSHL
- the LOC137180414 gene encoding heterogeneous nuclear ribonucleoprotein L-like isoform X3 is translated as MEEKEERGGGGGGGGGYYRAAKRLRTEEQAGGEELEDGEEEEENSAGEEAARSGHTESSSRRSRREDGVEDSHRILPSPVVHVRGLCDAVVEADLVEALDKFGNICYVMMMPFKRQALVEFDSVESAERCVACGTQEAVYIAEQQAFFNFSTSQRITRPTNADDPTSGNKVLLLSIQNPLYPITTDVLYTVCNPVSNVQRIVIFKRSGIQAMVEFESVGDAQKAKLALNGADIYAGCCTLKIEYARPNRLNVVRNDNTSWDYTKPFLLHRERGKGRQRQAILGEHPSNGYGPHCPLLPLPTNSRYRRSSQEVQDMISYPLLLHHKSASSSSSSSSSSLLGHATSSSVAMVSSLHPVQMNCSRIFNLFCLYGNVEKVKFMKSVPGTALVEMGDEYAVDRAVTHLNGIKVFGKKLNVCVSKQQAVIPSQVFELPDGSSSYQDFSLTRNNRFSSAQSGRNIIQPPAAVLHFYNAPPTLSQHQLHKLCTEHSAPAFTKFKIFDAKPSSKTLSGLLEFDSKTEAVETLTVLNHHQIRIPNSSNPFTLKLCFSTSSHL